The Thalassophryne amazonica chromosome 6, fThaAma1.1, whole genome shotgun sequence genome includes a region encoding these proteins:
- the abt1 gene encoding activator of basal transcription 1, translating to MDRREEEEPAEDSGDDCEEVQENDAAAVKKTTTKRGGVTSCAEKRCVPGILYLGHIPPRLRPKHVRNLLSPYGEIGRIFLQPENRMSVKRKKKLSLRRCNYTEGWVEFRDKRVAKQVALSLNNTPMATRKRQSFSSDLWSIKYLHRFQWTQLNERLAYEQAVLQQRLRTEVSQAKRETNFYLNSVGKSAHMDRMSKKRQREGQEVEEKTWDFTQRCTEEEIQMKKKLKEQKGAVSRKRLDKIHLIQQKSQSNVSLLAKIFNSKQSE from the exons ATGGACAGGCGCGAGGAGGAGGAGCCAGCTGAAGATAGCGGTGATGATTGTGAGGAAGTACAGGAAAACGATGCTGCAGCTGTGAAAAAGACGACTACCAAAAGGGGCGGAGTTACCTCTTGTGCAGAGAAGAGGTGTGTACCGGGGATCCTCTACCTGGGTCACATTCCTCCGAGGCTCCGCCCAAAGCATGTGAGGAACCTATTGTCACCGTACGGTGAGATTGGACGCATCTTCCTGCAGCCTGAAA ACAGGATGTCAGTGAAGAGGAAGAAAAAGCTGAGCTTGAGGAGGTGTAACTACACAGAAGGATGGGTGGAGTTCAGAGATAAACGAGTGGCGAAGCAGGTGGCGCTGTCGCTCAACAACACACCGATGGCAACCAGGAAGCGCCAGAGCTTCTCCTCCGATCTCTGGAGCATCAAG TACCTGCACAGGTTCCAGTGGACTCAGCTGAATGAGCGTCTGGCCTACGAGCAGGCCGTCCTGCAGCAGAGACTGAGGACCGAAGTGTCTCAGGCCAAGAGGGAAACCAACTTCTACTTGAACAGTGTGGGCAAGAGCGCGCACATGGACAGAATGAGCAAGAAGAGACAGCGCGAGGGACAAGAG GTGGAGGAAAAAACGTGGGACTTCACGCAGCGTTGCACTGAGGAGGAGATCCAGATGAAAAAGAAGCTCAAGGAACAAAAAGGCGCCGTTTCCCGGAAGCGTCTGGATAAGATCCACCTCATCCAGCAGAAGAGCCAATCAAATGTCTCCTTGCTGGCCAAGATCTTCAATTCCAAACAATCAGAGtga